Below is a window of Haloglycomyces albus DSM 45210 DNA.
TATTTCCCCATCAAAAGCGACGACACCGCCGAGTTGATCGCGGCCTCGCAGAACGCGATGTCCGCTCTGGAAGCGGAGATCGCCCTCAACGCGGAAGAAACGGATCTGGCCGTATTGGACGGAACCCTGCGGGGACGGCGGCACGCGGACAGAGCGATCGGATACATTAAAAGTCATCAGCGTTCCTATTTGCCCGCCGACCTCAATCCGATCGTGGAACAACTTCAACCGGCACAACGCACTCCGGTCTTCCAATTGACCACCACCTGGCCACGCTACTGCGCCTATTTGCGCCTGCCCGGAGTAACGCCCTACGGGTGGAACGGCATTGCCCGGCTGGAGGCGGCCGACCACGGTCAGGCCGACGATGCGGCGGAGGCGATCCGACTGGTGAACTCCGCTGCCGCCGTTCTGCCTCGGCTCGCCTCTTCCAGCCATAAGGATCCGCGTGCGCCGCAGAACCTCACTCCCATCGCGGGTCTGGAACGGCGCTTGAAACATCTCATGGGAGATCCGCGAATCCTGTTGCGCACCATTCGGCGTGCGTGACATTTTTGTTATAAATAAGCGTTCGAACCGCAACCATCCTTGGTATCTCAGACGTCTAGCCACATAGAACAACCGTCGACGTCCCCTCGCGTTTCCGCGGCTGGGCGTTCTATTCATTACCGAGGAGATTTTTCATGGTCAGAGCGCAGCGTTCCCCCTGGTGGGCACATGC
It encodes the following:
- a CDS encoding DNA double-strand break repair nuclease NurA, translated to MRITVDAWDPSFADGSESPGAAGAAELEVNVERPGADWAPITPTAPGPNRVAVVDGVRRLDARVELSDSEGRWPGLCVSWAAGLVTCDFAAAHSEVSTTRVQRGLFSPVDPERELGPYPYFPIKSDDTAELIAASQNAMSALEAEIALNAEETDLAVLDGTLRGRRHADRAIGYIKSHQRSYLPADLNPIVEQLQPAQRTPVFQLTTTWPRYCAYLRLPGVTPYGWNGIARLEAADHGQADDAAEAIRLVNSAAAVLPRLASSSHKDPRAPQNLTPIAGLERRLKHLMGDPRILLRTIRRA